In Torulaspora globosa chromosome 1, complete sequence, a genomic segment contains:
- the RPS17B gene encoding 40S ribosomal protein eS17 (ancestral locus Anc_5.562), translating to MGRVRTKTVKRASKALIERYYPKLTLDFQTNKRLCDEIATIQSKRLRNKIAGYTTHLMKRIQKGPVRGISFKLQEEERERKDQYVPDVSALDLSHSKGVLNVDNQTADLVKSLGLKLPLSVTSVSAQRERRFRRRI from the exons ATG GGTAGAGTTAGAACTAAGACCGTCAAGCGTGCTTCCAAGGCTTTGATTGAACGTTACTATCCAAAGTTGACTTTGGATTTCCAAACCAACAAGAGATTGTGTGATGAGATTGCCACCATTCAATCcaagagattgagaaacaagattGCTGGTTACACTACCcacttgatgaagagaatCCAAAAGGGCCCAGTCAGAGgtatctctttcaaattgcaagaagaagaaagagagagaaaggaCCAATACGTGCCAGACGTTTCTGCTTTGGACTTGAGCCACTCCAAGGGTGTCTTGAACGTTGACAACCAAACCGCTGACTTGGTTAAGTCCTTGGGTTTGAAATTGCCATTGTCTGTTACCAGCGTCTCTgctcaaagagaaagacgtttcagaagaagaatctaA
- the UTP6 gene encoding snoRNA-binding rRNA-processing protein UTP6 (ancestral locus Anc_5.564), with the protein MSSKTRYYLEQCIPEVDDLVDKGLFTKREVSAIMSKRTDFEHRLNSRGSSINDYMKYISYEKSVDKLRQKRVKRLLEASKTNSISDWSIQQRIAFIYQRGCKKFPKDLKFWAMYLNYLKTRGNTTSYRKIHNVYNELLKLHPNNVEVWISCAKYEYEVHANFKSCRVVFQNGLAFNPDVPKLWYEYVKFELNFITKLINRRKVMGLINEREQQMDMLKEQEKGRDVNDDGGITAPSTGDAMKDKLNELPEADMNMLGNEETNPALRGDIALTIFDVCMDKLGECYMKKNRGYFAVTDARLSKDLSVETVKYLYDISKDFISLFDQFQDLQREYLINHALAYWKQSHYSISLQDELPELYINMIMNDITLNIRYMSLESLEVDKLQLSVKKYFAYKSKMDGGLAKDLQKTYSEFLRENYTDKVEKDSDPRYNTLMFIIKKL; encoded by the coding sequence ATGTCCTCCAAGACTAGATACTACCTTGAGCAATGTATTCCGGAAGTGGACGATCTGGTCGACAAGGGACTCTTCACCAAGAGGGAAGTCTCGGCGATAATGAGCAAGAGAACAGATTTCGAACATCGTTTAAACTCCAGAGGTTCGTCGATCAATGATTACATGAAATATATCAGTTATGAGAAGAGCGTGGATAAATTACGTCAGAAGCGTGTGAAGCGTTTACTGGAGGCCTCGAAGACTAATAGTATCTCGGACTGGTCAATCCAACAGAGAATTGCGTTTATATACCAGAGGGGCTGCAAGAAGTTTCCGAAAGATCTGAAATTCTGGGCCATGTATCTGAACTACCTGAAGACACGAGGTAACACTACATCTTACAGAAAGATCCACAATGTCTACaacgagctgctgaaactgCATCCAAACAACGTCGAAGTGTGGATAAGCTGTGCCAAATACGAGTATGAGGTACATGCCAACTTCAAGAGTTGCAGAGTTGTATTTCAAAATGGCCTCGCGTTTAATCCTGACGTGCCCAAACTATGGTACGAATATGTCAAGTTTGAATTAAACTTTATCACCAAATTAATCAACAGAAGGAAAGTTATGGGGCTTATTAATGAGAGAGAACAGCAGATGGACATGTTGaaggagcaggagaaaGGAAGAGATGTCAATGACGACGGCGGAATCACAGCGCCTTCAACCGGTGATGCTATGAAGGATAAACTGAATGAACTACCTGAAGCTGACATGAATATGTTGGGCAATGAAGAGACCAATCCAGCTCTTCGGGGTGATATTGCTTTAACCATATTCGATGTCTGCATGGACAAGCTAGGCGAATGCTATATGAAGAAGAACCGGGGTTATTTTGCCGTTACTGATGCCAGATTGAGCAAAGATTTGTCAGTGGAAACAGTGAAATACCTCTATGATATTTCGAAAGATTTCATTTCCTTATTTGACCAATTTCAAGATTTACAAAGAGAGTATTTGATAAACCATGCTCTCGCGTACTGGAAGCAATCACATTACTCAATATCGCTACAGGATGAACTACCCGAGCTTTACATTAATATGATTATGAATGACATAACGCTGAACATCAGATATATGTCGCTCGAGTCGCTAGAGGTGGATAAATTACAGCTTTCAGTTAAGAAGTATTTCGCCTATAAGAGCAAGATGGACGGTGGGCTGGCAAAGGACCTCCAGAAAACCTACAGCGAATTTCTGCGAGAAAACTACACGGATAAGGTTGAAAAAGATTCCGATCCTAGGTATAATACCTTAATGTTCATTATTAAGAAACTGTAG
- the ECM11 gene encoding Ecm11p (ancestral locus Anc_5.561), which translates to MTLIKSEPNTDSSISLLDGKIAGIQKSKDSADSRPALGSKKVNVVSGKKEPTKDLTKYKFEEFLLNAGGGRQANLSSAEFKTGFSSDRALIKKEPDISKNANPSSYSTPVKRTAAAEESADKEKKKLDTAGKLKKVATQNEERESQTVQKPLKTPGPYRPITEMLYESSSKSLNESEAPLFQDLDQESERKFCREAGQWSLDEWISQGQMLLNAHTSLVGQLVRERIELSGKFRAITSVINDRAEALNRQGQLLDEKLRKIENLGKEILDII; encoded by the coding sequence ATGACTCTCATCAAGTCTGAACCGAATACTGACAGCTCGATATCACTTTTGGACGGTAAAATAGCCGGGATTCAGAAATCAAAGGATTCCGCAGATAGCCGCCCAGCTCTGGGCTCAAAGAAGGTGAACGTTGTTAGCGGTAAAAAGGAACCCACGAAAGATCTGACGAAGTATAAGTTCGAGGAATTTCTCTTGAATGCTGGCGGAGGCAGGCAAGCGAACCTGAGTTCCGCAGAGTTCAAGACCGGTTTCTCAAGCGACAGGGcgctgatcaagaaagagccAGATATTAGCAAGAACGCAAACCCTAGCAGCTACAGTACACCTGTCAAGAGGACCGCCGCTGCGGAAGAAAGTGCGGAtaaggagaagaagaagctcgaTACAGCTGGTaagctgaagaaggtggCGACACAAAATGAGGAGCGGGAGTCTCAAACCGTTCAAAAGCCGTTGAAAACGCCGGGTCCTTACCGTCCGATCACTGAGATGCTCTACGAATCCAGTAGCAAATCGCTTAACGAGTCTGAAGCGCCACTGTTCCAGGACCTAGACCAAGAATCTGAGAGAAAGTTCTGCCGTGAGGCTGGGCAATGGTCGCTCGACGAATGGATTAGCCAGGGCCAGATGCTGCTAAATGCACATACTAGCCTCGTTGGTCAACTGGTTCGCGAGAGAATCGAACTGAGCGGAAAGTTCCGAGCCATAACCTCGGTTATCAACGACCGGGCCGAGGCCCTTAACAGGCAAGGTCAGCTTCTAGACGAGAAATTGAGGAAGATCGAGAATCTAGGGAAGGAGATCTTGGATATCATTTGA
- the ADA2 gene encoding chromatin-binding transcription regulator ADA2 (ancestral locus Anc_5.563) — MSNKFHCDVCSSDCTNRVRISCAECPEYDLCVPCFSQGSYNGNHRPYHDYRIIETKSYPILCEDWGADEELALVKGSQSLGLGNWQDVADHVGSRDKEEVAEHYLKYYVYSQFYPIPDITKDIKVDQEQFLEERRERIERFREKPLQPSRKPMASVPSCHEVQGFMPGRLEFETEFENEAEGPVKDMVFEPDDQPLDIELKFVILDIYNSRLTTRAEKKRLLFENNLMEYRRLQSIDKRRSKEAKELFNRIKPLAMLMTAQDFDEFSKDILEELRCRSRIRQLQEWRSNGITTLEAGLKYERDKQLRISSIERLGTSAQLSANGNSINGRHRATSAHRSNADYSQNYNESFGGRKKIMTMSDIQHGADFNLLSPDEQQLCIQLKILPKPYFAIKELMFRELLRTGGALKKKNCQDLLNIEPAKASRIYDFFESQNWI, encoded by the coding sequence ATGTCAAATAAGTTTCACTGTGATGTTTGCTCCTCGGATTGTACCAACAGAGTGAGAATATCATGTGCGGAATGCCCCGAATACGATCTATGCGTACCCTGTTTCTCGCAAGGCTCTTACAATGGTAATCATCGACCATATCATGATTACAGGATCATAGAGACCAAGTCATACCCGATCCTTTGCGAGGATTGGGGGGCGGATGAGGAGTTAGCTCTGGTTAAGGGAAGCCAAAGCCTGGGGCTGGGCAATTGGCAGGACGTGGCGGACCATGTTGGTAGCAGAGACAAAGAAGAGGTGGCCGAGCACTACTTGAAGTACTACGTTTACAGTCAATTTTATCCGATTCCCGATATAACCAAGGATATCAAAGTTGATCAGGAACAGTTTTTGGAGGAGAGACGTGAAAGAATTGAAAGATTCAGGGAAAAGCCACTGCAACCCTCAAGGAAACCTATGGCGTCGGTACCTAGTTGTCATGAAGTGCAAGGATTTATGCCAGGAAGACTTGAGTTCGAGACTGAATTTGAAAACGAAGCGGAGGGCCCTGTAAAGGACATGGTTTTCGAGCCGGATGACCAGCCATTGGATATAGAACTCAAGTTTGTTATCTTGGATATTTACAACTCGAGGCTGACGACAAGGGCAGAAAAGAAAAGGTTACTGTTCGAGAACAACCTAATGGAGTACAGAAGATTGCAAAGCATAgataaaagaagaagcaaagaggCCAAAGAGTTGTTTAATAGGATAAAGCCACTAGCAATGCTTATGACGGCTCAAGATTTTGACGAATTTAGTAAGGATATTCTGGAGGAGCTTCGTTGCCGATCAAGGATTCGTCAATTACAGGAATGGAGAAGCAATGGAATCACAACATTAGAAGCTGGCTTGAAATACGAGCGTGATAAACAGTTGAGAATATCCTCTATTGAACGTCTTGGAACCTCCGCTCAATTGAGCGCTAACGGAAATAGCATCAACGGCAGACATAGAGCCACTTCTGCACATCGAAGCAATGCTGATTATTCTCAGAATTACAATGAAAGTTTTGGAGGAAGGAAGAAAATTATGACAATGAGTGACATACAGCATGGCGCCGATTTCAATTTGTTGTCGCCCGATGAGCAACAATTATGCATACAACTCAAGATCCTGCCCAAGCCCTATTTCGCAATAAAGGAGCTCATGTTTCGGGAACTTCTTCGAACGGGTGGTGCCTTAAAGAAAAAAAACTGTCAAGACCTACTCAACATCGAGCCCGCGAAAGCCAGCAGGATCTATGATTTTTTCGAATCGCAAAATTGGATTTAA
- the RPS18A gene encoding 40S ribosomal protein uS13 (ancestral locus Anc_5.566) yields the protein MSLVVQEQGSFQHILRLLNTNVDGNIKVVYALTTIKGVGRRYANLVCKKADVDLHKRAGELTQEELERIVQIMQNPTQYKIPAWFLNRQRDVNDGKDYHTLANGVESKLRDDLERLKKIRAHRGIRHFWGLRVRGQHTKTTGRRRA from the exons ATGTCTTTAGTTGTCCAAGAACAAGGTTCCTTCCAACACATTTTGCG TTTGTTGAACACTAACGTCGATGGTAACATCAAGGTCGTTTACGCTTTGACCACCATCAAGGGTGTTGGTCGTCGTTACGCCAACTTGGTCTGTAAGAAGGCTGATGTCGATTTGCACAAGAGAGCTGGTGAATTAACCcaggaagaattggagaGAATTGTTCAAATCATGCAAAACCCAACTCAATACAAGATCCCAGCCTGGTTCTTGAACCGTCAAAGAGACGTCAACGATGGTAAGGACTACCACACCTTGGCCAACGGTGTCGAATCCAAGTTGAGAGATGACTtggaaagattgaagaagatcagagCTCACCGTGGTATCAGACATTTCTGGGGTTTGCGTGTTAGAGGTCAACACACAAAGACTACCGgtagaagaagagcttAA
- the YML6 gene encoding mitochondrial 54S ribosomal protein uL4m (ancestral locus Anc_5.565), producing MINHARVWRFAHAIRYLSTRAAETALPNAAAPPRYTLATVRAFPSLEPLTFAPVPASVLAAPLRRDILWRAVVYENDNKRVGSSNPPGRSENGYSRRKLLPQKGSGRARAGDANSPTRHNGARALARTAPNDYSTILPSKIYSQAITNALSHQYRSGNLFVIGGANTLSQTNELDLNELEIVPTSPDSPSGDIVFERFLEEYDLIKKKLLFIVSEPRETLMQHTERFKDTVDIVQQELVDVNDLLKAKKIFIELEALEYLTVTHSL from the exons ATGATTAACCACGCTCGGGTCTGGAGA TTCGCGCATGCAATTCGTTACCTATCAACAAGAGCTGCCGAGACTGCCCTACCCAATGCTGCGGCCCCACCACGTTACACATTAGCTACTGTTAGGGCATTTCCTTCATTAGAACCACTCACATTTGCGCCAGTGCCAGCATCTGTGCTTGCTGCGCCATTGAGGAGAGATATACTGTGGAGAGCAGTCGTCTACGAGAATGATAACAAACGTGTCGGATCCTCGAACCCACCCGGTCGGAGTGAGAACGGATACTCCCGCCGTAAATTGCTACCTCAGAAGGGTTCTGGTAGAGCCAGAGCAGGTGATGCCAACTCCCCCACAAGACACAACGGTGCGCGTGCGCTTGCCAGAACCGCTCCCAACGACTACAGCACAATTTTGCCGTCCAAGATCTATTCGCAGGCCATTACCAACGCACTGAGTCACCAGTACAGAAGCGGGAACTTATTCGTTATTGGAGGCGCTAACACGCTTTCACAGACGAATGAACTCGACCTGAACGAACTCGAGATAGTACCTACATCCCCAGACTCACCCAGCGGAGACATTGTCTTCGAGAgatttctcgaagaataCGACCTCataaagaagaagctacTTTTCATTGTCAGCGAACCGAGAGAGACATTAATGCAGCATACCGAGCGGTTTAAAGACACCGTAGATATTGTGCAGCAAGAGCTTGTTGATGTGAACGATTTACTaaaggccaagaagatATTCATAGAATTGGAGGCACTCGAATACCTAACGGTAACCCATTCTTTGTGA